A single genomic interval of Myxococcales bacterium harbors:
- a CDS encoding flippase-like domain-containing protein — MSPDAQSGRGSPRAWYVNWRFWLGIAIAGLSIGYVARGIPLKDVFQAMGRANLLLLFAVSVPSYLVATWVRALRWRHLVNPVAEIPRDSLFRAQALGFMVNNLLPLRVGEFVRSWFLARQNNVSATSILGTVVIERVIDVVSVLLIAAGSLAWAGRGGESLLAQGAMLLLPVACLPVMGLLAIRRFPDQVLSIARFFARPLPARLGSTLERLLGSFTEGLQSLTLGTHLAWILFHTVVIWLVLSTIPIVAGLYAFELNLATPAETLMLSWILLAAVGVAVAIPSAPGFFGTYQLAFSSVLERFDVTRAEALAAGLLIWFVFWITLVALGMLVLRSQRTSLGELALHASKDPATESR; from the coding sequence TTGGCTCGGTATTGCGATCGCCGGGTTGAGCATCGGGTACGTCGCGCGCGGAATCCCGCTGAAAGACGTCTTTCAGGCGATGGGCCGCGCGAACCTTCTTCTATTGTTCGCGGTTTCGGTGCCCAGCTACCTGGTTGCCACCTGGGTTCGGGCCCTGCGCTGGCGGCATCTGGTGAACCCCGTTGCCGAGATTCCAAGGGATTCGCTGTTTCGGGCTCAGGCCCTCGGTTTCATGGTCAACAACCTGCTCCCGCTCAGGGTGGGAGAATTCGTGCGCTCGTGGTTTCTGGCGCGCCAAAACAACGTAAGTGCGACCTCAATTCTGGGCACGGTTGTCATTGAGCGCGTAATCGATGTTGTCAGCGTCTTGTTGATCGCCGCAGGGTCGCTGGCCTGGGCCGGACGCGGCGGAGAGAGCCTGCTGGCCCAGGGGGCGATGTTGTTGTTGCCGGTGGCTTGCCTGCCGGTGATGGGGTTGCTGGCCATTCGTCGATTTCCCGACCAGGTTCTTTCTATCGCCCGCTTTTTTGCCCGCCCGCTCCCCGCACGTCTCGGATCAACCTTGGAGCGACTGCTGGGAAGCTTTACCGAGGGACTGCAGTCCCTGACCCTGGGGACTCACCTCGCCTGGATCTTGTTCCATACAGTGGTGATCTGGTTGGTACTTTCGACGATTCCGATCGTGGCGGGGCTCTACGCGTTCGAATTGAACCTGGCCACCCCGGCCGAGACCCTGATGTTGTCCTGGATTCTACTCGCGGCGGTGGGCGTCGCGGTCGCGATCCCCTCCGCTCCCGGCTTCTTCGGGACCTACCAGCTCGCTTTCAGCAGCGTTCTGGAGCGCTTCGACGTGACCCGCGCCGAGGCTTTGGCGGCTGGCCTGCTGATCTGGTTCGTGTTCTGGATCACGCTAGTTGCTCTCGGGATGCTTGTGCTCCGGTCCCAACGGACCTCGCTCGGTGAACTGGCCCTCCACGCCAGTAAAGATCCCGCAACCGAAAGCCGATAA